ATTTGACATGAGGGTGATTCACTCTGAATTCTTCATGAACTTAAACGATATTTTGAATCAAAAGATTGGTTTCACTTATTCAATCCAACACTCAAAAGATCTTTACAAGGAAGCTCTTGAGAGCATAGCTCAGGCTTTAGATGCAAGGGACCCGTTTTCTGCAAAGCACTCCAAAAGAGTTAGTACCTTTTCTGTAAGATTTGGAAAATATCTGAAACTGGATAAAAAGGACATAGACGTTCTTGGATTTGGCGCACTACTTCATGATATAGGCAAGGTAGGAATTCCAGATACTATACTAAAAAAGCCCGATAAATTAACACAAACGGAGTATATTCTAATGCAGTCTCATCCAATTGTTGGATATAATATTTTAAAATCCATAAAGGAAGAGCTTATGCCAGGGCTTTTGGAGATTATTTTGTATCACCACGAAAGATATGATGGGAAGGGTTATCCATATGGTCTAAGCAAAGACGAAATACCATTTCTTGCAAAGTTAGTTTCTATTGCTGATTCTTTTGAGGCTATGATTTCTGATAGACCCTACAGGAAAGGAATGACGAAGCTGGATGCTCTTGCAGAAATAAGCAGGTGTTCTGGTACACAGTTTGATCCTTATCTTGCTCAGATGTTTGTTAGGATGATTTCCCAAACAGCCGATGAAGATTAAATTCAAATTTAAGGAGGGCAAAATGATAGTGTTGTTTTTTAGATTATTGAAAAAAAATATCCTTTTATTGTTAATGTTTTTGCTTACTTTGTGCTTAGCGCTTCTTCCCACAAATGCGTATGCTTTTCAAGTAGTCGATCAGGGAATATCCAAAATGGCTCCAAACAATCAGGACCCAAATAGTTTTGAGAAGCTAACTGTCTTCCCCCAAGACTGGCCTATTTTATACTATTGGGTAAAATATGCCGATGCAGTGCCCAATGATAAGTTGGTAGCAAGATTTCAGTATATAGATCAGGAGCCAACTACTTTCTCTGAGATCTCAGAAGTGGTAGAAAAACCTGACGAATTATGGATTACACATGTAGCCCTTAATCCGGGTAAAAGTTGGCCAGTAGGGAAGTATGAGATAATCCTTTTGTTGAACGGCAAAGAAGTATCAAAGCTTGATTTTGAGGTGAAATAGGTTGGTTGGAATAACTGCCTTCCCTTTTTCAGGAAAAACTACAGTTGTTAACCTTTTACTGAAAAGAAGCAGCTTGCAAAAATCGGAAAGCGAGGGAAGGATACCGGTTCCTGATGAAAGACTTGAAACTTTGGCCAAAATCTTTGAACCACTTAAAAAAACTCCAGCATTTATTCCCATAAAAGAGCTAAGTGCATTTGACTTAAGAAAGAAAATAGATCCATCGCTTATAAACGAGATGAAAAACGCTGATGTTATATCCTTTGTGGCTAGGTCTTTTGACATTTCGCTTTATCCATATATATACCCAGATGTTGATCCGAGGCGAGATATAAGAAAATTTTTAGATGAACTTATAATTGAAGATATTGCCGTCGTAGAAAAGAGGATAAAAACTTCTTTAAAAGGGGTTAAGAAAAATAGTCAGGAAGAAGAAATAGAAATTCTAAGAAAAGCTCTTCCAATATTAGAAGAAGGGAAGTTATTCAGAGAGGTAGAACTTTCAAATGATGAAGTAACACATCTAAAGCATTATTCATTTTTGACCCTTAAGCCATTTCTTTTGCTACTCAATATTGGTGAAAATGATCTTGCCAATATTGGGCAAATTGAAGATGAATTCACCCGTTTTCTTGGGAAGAGTGCTAAAGTTCTTGCGCTTTCTGCGAAGTTAGAAGAAGAGTTATCAATGCTTGAGCCTGAAGAGGCAAAGGAAATGCTCTTAAGTTTTGGTTTAACAAGTTTTGGTCTTGAAAGATTTATTCAAGCTTGTTACAACCTGTTGGGATATATGACGTTTTTTACAGTTGGTAAGGATGAGGTTAGAGCTTGGCAAGTAAGAAAAGGTGCAAGTGCCTTAGAGGCTGCGGCAAAGATTCATTCTGATATTGCAAGGGGATTTATCCGCGCTGAAGTTATTTCGTATGAGGATTTTATAGGTTGCGGCTCAATGAATGAGGCGAAGAAGAGAGGCCTTTTAAGGTTAGAAGGCAAGGAATATTTGGTAAAGGATGGCGACATCCTCCACGTTAGATTCAATATCTAAATTTAGATGACTAAAGATCGTGTATTTAGACTATAAAAGAAGATTTTATGTTGAAAACTTGCATAGCGAACTGAAACCTACCTTTGTCGATGTTGGAGAGTCAAAAATCTTGATCCTTTCTAATAATATACTGCCAGAAGCAAGGGATATTGTGTACAATCTTAGAAAGGATATCATCGAACACATTGAAAGGGAAAATTTTTTTAGATACTCCTTAATTCCAATAGAAAATACTTTAGGTGAACCTTATATCGTGAAAGTTATGAAAAATTATTCAAAAATTATGAACGTTGGACCTATGGCGTGTGTGGCAGGTGCTATAGCTCAAATTCTTGGCGAAAAACTTTTTAAGGGGGATGATTTAATAATAGAAAATGGAGGGGACATTTTTATTTACAAAAAGGGTCTAGTAAACATAAGAGTTTATACAAACGATGAAGTATTTAAGGACAAAATTATTATAACTGTTGATGAAAGACATGATCACAAACCCCTTGGGATTGCTACATCATCCGCAACCATTGGTCCTTCTCTATCCTTTGGTAAAACTTGTGCGACTTTAGTTGTGAGTAACAATTGTGCCCTGTCTGATGCTGCTGCCACCAGGATAGCAAACGATATCAAAACTTCTCATGATCTTAAAAGAGTTTTGGACAAGTATAAGAAGATGATATATGATTTTAATATACCGATTTTGGGAGTTGTTTGCGTAATCGATTCAAATATGGCTATATTTGGTAAGATAAAGGTTAGTTTTGGATAAAATTTGTCGCCGTTTTTGGTTGTTTTCTCTATATTGATAACTGTGTTATAATATGTTTTGCTTTTTGGAGAGGTGCTGGAGTGGTCGAACAGGCTCGCCTGGAAAGCGTGTAGATGGCAAAAAACCGTCTCGAGGGTTCGAATCCCTCCCTCTCCGCCATTTTTTATCCCTGCCCTTTAAAAAGGGCAAAACCCATAGGGAGGTGTATTGTTGGCAAATTCAAAGCTTTATGAGTTGGTAATTTTGTTTAACCCCAATGCTGAAGAGGAAAAGATTGATGCGTTGATGAAACGTATTCACGATCTGATCTCTAAAAGTTCTGGAGAACTCTTGAAAAGCGATAATTGGGGCAAAAAGAGATTAGCTTACACTATTGATGACTTGCGCGAGGCCATTTATATCTATGACGAATTCAGACTTCCAACGTCTGTAGTAGCTGAGGTTGACAGAATTTTGAAAATTAGCGAAATCGTTATTCGTCACATGATTGTTAAAAAACCAGACGTCCTTCAAAAGGCTGCTTTGAGTGCTGAAAAGGAGGATAATCAGTCAAAAGAGGGAGAGACTGATTCTAATGAGCAGGTTCAATAAGGTTATTCTGGTAGGTAGATTGGTTAAGGATCCAGAGCTTAGATACACTGCTGATGGCGTTCCAGTGGCAAGCTTGACTATTGCTGTTAATAGAATTAACAGGAAAAATTCCACTGATCAAACAAATGCAGATTTTTTTAATATTGTTGCTTGGCGCTCTACTGCAGAGTTTGCTAGTAACTTTATGAGAAAGGGAATTCTCTTTCTTGTAGAGGGTAGATTGCAAAATAGAAGTTATGAAACAAAGGAAGGCTCTAAGAGAACTGTTACCGAAATTATTGCGGACAGTATTCAGCTTTTGAGCCCAAAGCAAGAAAATGCTCAGAAATCTGAGGTAGGCGAAGATACTACAGAGTTAGATGATTTTATCTTTGACGAGGATTTTTCAAAAGGAGATTCTCCATTTTAATTTCTAAATCTATTGATTTGTTCTAAAATTTACTAAAGAATGTGAAGTAGTTATTTTTTAAATTTTAAGGAGGGTTTTGATTGGCTTTACAAAATACAAGAAAAAGGGTTAGGCGAAAGGCTTGCTCCTTTTGTGCCGAAAAGGTTAAATATATTGATTACAAAGACGTTAATCGCTTAAAGAAGTATTTAAGCGACAGGGGAAAAATTTTACCAAAAAGGGCTACTGGACTTTGTGCCAAGCATCAAAGACAGCTCACAACAGCGATTAAAAGAGCAAGGATGATAGCTCTTTTGCCATTTACTGTTGACTAGAAGATAATTATGGGTAGTTAGCTATAAGTTTTTAGAGCTTGGCTGTAGGATCTAAAACCCTTTGCTAACTACTCCCTTTATGTAAGGAGGTTATTTGTTTAAAAAAAACTTTGATGCCATTGAGGTTTTGCTAGCGTCAGCCTTAGTGGTGTTTTTTGTTTTATTTGGCGTTTATGTTCCAACTTTGGGTTTTTTGGGACTTCTTTTAATGGCTGTGCCTATATGTACAGTGACGTACAGAAGGGGCATTTTTTATGGAGTATCGACCCTTCTTTTATCAGGCATATTCCTTGCAATCTTTTTGCCATACATTATTTCTATAATATTTTGTGCAATCAATTTCTCTCTTGGTATTGTTATGGGACTGATTTTAAAGAAAGAAAAACCAATAAACGTCCTTCTTGGTACAACTGCAGCATTGTCTGGATTATTTGCTTTAGGCGTGGCATTCGTTATCCTAACTGGGCCAAAGGATCTTTTAAACAACCTTTATACAGCATTTGAATCGTATATGATATCTTATTATCAGGGTTCTTCGGGCGTAACAACCGAAGAGATAAAGCAATTTGTGAAGTATCTTGAGATCTACCTTCCTTCTTTGGTAATACTTTTATTCTTCGTTTGGTCAATATTTCAATATAGGATTGTTTCGTATGTTTTAAGATATTTATACAAGATTGAAGTTTTACAATTTGGTGATTTTAAAGATATTCGAATTCCTTATGAATTAAGTTTGTTGTTTTTAACCTCACTAGTAGCTAGTTTTTTGCCCATTTCAAACGAGATCAAAAATGCTTTTTTAAACGTTGAATTGATACTTACTTTTGTATATATGTTTGCAGGCGCATCTGTACTCTTTTTTATTCTGTCTAAAAAATTATTTTTTAAGAACGATATCTTTACTAAAGTTATAAACTTGATCGTAGTATTACTGTTTGTGATAGTGCCGTTTTTAAGCTTTTTATTGGTTTTTTTGGGTGTGTTTGATTCTGTATTTAATATTAGAAAGTACTTTAACTCTAGATTTAATTAAAAATTATTTTTTAATCTTGTTAGAAAGGAAGTGATATATTATGGACAAGATTAAGGTTCTTTTAACTCAAGATATAAAATCTCTTGGCAAGGCAGGGGATATAGTTGAGGTGTCTCAAGGATATGCAAGGAACTATTTGTTTTTAAAAAACCTTGCGAAAGAAGCCACAAAGCCAATTATAGAAGAGTATGAAAAAAGAAAAATAGCTAGTAAAAAGAAAGAAGACAAAAGATTGGCTGAAGCCAAAACTATAGCGCAGAAGCTTTCCTCGACTAATATACTAATCAAAGCAAGGATGGGAGAAAATAATAAATTTTATGGAGCGATAACCTCCAAAGACATATCAAACAAGTTGAAGGAAATGGGATTTGATTTTGATCCAAAACAAATAACCTTTGAAGGAGCAAAAGTTCCTGGTGAATATGAAGCAAAAATAAGAGTTTATCCGGGAGTATTTTCTGTTATAAAATTAACAGTGGAAGGTGTTTCAGATTCATAGTTATTTAATTTTAAAAACAAGAAAATAGATTGATATGACTGATTTTGATTATATTAAAAAGCAAATTTCTATTACTGACGTTATTGGACACTACGTTCACTTAAGACAAAGAGGTAACAGTTTGGTTGGGCTTTGCCCTTTTCACAATGAGAAAACTCCATCCTTTTACGTTAATCCAGAAAAGGGGCTTTTTTATTGTTTCGGATGCAAAGTTGGTGGAGACGTTTTTACCTTCCTTATGAAGCTTGAAAACCTTACCTTTGTTGAAGCATTTAAAAAAGCGGCTTCAATTTGTGGAGTTGAGGTTTCATCTGAATTTGAAAGTTCTTCAAAGGATCAAGTTTTAAGAGTTCTAAGAGAGGCAGGGCTATTTTTCCGAGAAAGTTTGTGGAAAGAATCGGGGAAAAATGCTTTAGAATATATGCGCTCACGAGGCTTTTCTGATGATTTTTTGAAAGAATATGAAATCGGCTTTGTTCCAGAAGATGCAAGCGAATTAGTTGAAAGATTAAAAAAACTTTCTTTTTCTGAGGATATAATTTATAAATCTGCAATCTTTTTAAACTTTAAGGAAGGCGTTTTAAGGCTTTCTGGAAGAGTTTCATTTCCTATAAAAAATGTAGAGAGCGAGATAGTTGCATTTGGTGGGAGGCTTATTAAAAACGATCTTGATTCCCCAAAATATCTAAATTATCCTGATACGCTTGTCTTCAGAAAAAAGAACACCCTTTTCTTAATTGATAAGGCATTTGAGCACATAAAGAGTTCGCAAAGAGTTATTCTTGTAGAGGGCTATTTAGATGCTTTGATGATGCATCAAAAAGGCTTTAGAAATACAGTTGCATCTTTGGGCACTACCCTTAATCCATCTAGTTTCAAGAGAATTGATAAACTAGTGGAAAGATTGATAATTATGTACGATTCTGATGATGCGGGAAGAATTGCTACTAACAGACTTTTGAATATGACAGACCAGTTTAGCTGTAATTTATCTGTTGCAAGCCTTCCAGAAGGGCTGGATCCACATGATGTTTTAACAAAATATGACAAAAGCGTAATGGAAAGAATATTGCAAAATTATATCAGCGGGGTTGATTTTAGAATTAATCTTATATTTTCTGATCCTTCTAACACAATAGAATCAAAAAGGCAAAAGTATAGGTTAGCTATTAGAGAACTGCAAAATCTTGGAGCAGAAGAGATTGAAGATTTTGTAAAAAAGGTCAGTGAAAAATTGCACGTTCCTGAATCAAGAATTTTGTCCGATTCAGAAAGAATGTCTAAAAGAAAGATGTCAGGGGAAAAAATTTTTTACAATTTGGTTAACTATTTTGATAGACACATTTTGAGAACTATTATTGAAAGACCTGATTTCTACTTTTTGCTTAAGTCTTTTGATTATTCTATGCTCTTTAACGATGAAGAGTTTTTACAAGCTGCAGAAGAGATTTTTAATATGGACAGCTTTGATATAGATGAAAATATTCTTGACCTTTCTGATAAAACAAAGGCAAAAGTAAGCCAAATTATACTAGAAGATGTACCAATTATTCCAGACGATCAGTGGGAAGAGATATTGCAACTGGCATGGACAAGAAAAAATATGTTGCTACTAAAAGAAAACTTGTCCAAAGATAAGGATGCTATGGTCGAATTTTTGGAATTAGCAAAAAAAGAAAAGGAGTTATCTTCAAAAATTGCAAGAATTAACGATTGATAACTTAAATGTGTTAAAAGATTAGTTGTATGCTAAAGTGTGAAGGCGAAACCTTTAAAGTATCGATTAAGGACGAACAAGAGATGATTGAGTTTGGTTCTAAGATTGGATCTTGCCTTGAGAAAAAAGATATCTTGCTTTTGGAGGGGGAGCTTGGATCTGGTAAGACCACCTTTGTGCGAGGGATAACAAAGGATGCTTTTAGCCCAAGTTTTACTCTTTTAAACAAGTATAATTTTAAAGATACTCAGATTTACCATCTTGATTTTTATAGATTAGAAAAACCTGATTATGATCTTTTTATGGAACTCGAAGAGGTTGAAGATGCTATAGTGATCGTTGAATGGCCAAAATTTGACCTGCCAATATTCGAAAAATCTAATATTTTAAAGTTTGTTGTTTTTGAAGATCATAGAGAAGTTATTATTTGTGGGGAGAAAGCACGTGAATTTTATCAAAGCTATACTAAAAAGTAATCTTAATGAATATTATGAATAGAAAAAATAAGTTCTTTATAGCGCACATTAACGATGAAACCTATTTCTTACTAGATAATGGGGAAAACATTAAAGATTACAGTTTTAAGGGGCACTTATCAGATCAACTCCATCTAAAATTTAAACAGTTTTTGGATTTGTATGGCTTTAATCTAAACGATATTGATTCAATTTATGTATCAAGAGGACCCGGCTCTTTTACCGCTCTGAGAACAGTTATATTATTTGCCAAAACTTTATGCCTATGCCTTAGGACAAAACTTTTTTCGGCGAATATTTTTGAGATTTTTTTATATGGCACAGATTCTTCAAAAGAAATTCAAAACATAGCTCTTTTTTCTAAAAAAAACAGCTACTATCTGGCGAAAGTTGTTTCAACTAAAGGTCTTTGTGGATATAATCTAGTTGCAGAGGAAAAGTTAAACGATCTGTGTGGTCTTTTTATAGGAAATAACCCTTTTAAAAATTTTAAGAGCGTTTCTTTCAAAGACATAAAAATAAATTTCAATGTTTTTAGAGAAGAAGATGTGTATAGCTTTGAGCCTGAATATGGGATTGATCTCAATGTTAAGGTCTTCAGTCGATAGAATTTGAGTTACTATGGATATAAAAAATACAGATTCTTTTAAAGTAGACTTTTCGAAAGTTGATATTATTCCTGCAACTCTCTCTCATTGCGAAAGCTTAATGGAATTTGGCAGAGAACTGCCATCCTTTTATTCGAATATAGAGTTTCTAAAAAAAGATTTATTTGATCCTTTAAAATGTTTTTTTGTAGCGATTTATGAAGATCTGGTGGTTGGTTTTATTTCATTCTTCAAGTTATATGACGAGATTCATCTTGCTTATATATATGTGAAGAGAGATTTTAGAAATTTCGGTTTGGGAAAGAGACTCTTCAAATTTGCTTATGACAAGTTTTATCTTAAAGGAAAAGAGATATGGCTTGAAGTAGAAACTACGAATACAGCTGCTTGTCTTTTTTATACTAAACTGGGCTTTAGGATAGTATATAAGAGAAAGAATTATTATGGAGAAAACAAAGACGCCTGGATAATGAAGAGAGAAGCTTAAGAATTAACTTGAGAGCGATGAAAGTATTGAAATAGCAAAGCCCAATGAATCAATTGGGCTGGTCGGCCTAACTACTATTTCTTCTTTTGTAGATTTGACAAAGAAGCCATTCTTTTTAATTTTTTCAAGAAAGTTGGTAGTATTTGGAGCTATTTTTATGCTGTCTTTTAAGATACTTAATTCCTTTATTCCAATTTTTGTGGCTTTTAGTTTTATTAACGTCAGCAAGAAAAGATTTGATAGTTCTTTTGGCATTTTTCCAAATCTGTCTTCAATTTCTTCTTGCAATGAAAAAAGTTCTTCTTCACTGTCAACCCTTTGAAGCCTTTTGTAAAGATCAATTCTTAATCCCTCTTCGTTTATATAATTTTTGTCTATATAGAGTTCAATTTCAGCTCTTACCCTAGTAAATTCCTTGGCTGTCCCTTTTATTCTTGCAAGCTCTTCTGCTATCATCTCTGTGAATAGTTCAACTCCAATATTTTCCATGTGCCCGTGTTGTTCTGTTCCCAATACGTTTCCAGTTCCTCTTATTTCCATGTCTTTCAGACTAATATTAAAACCGCTAACTAGTGCAGAGTTCATTTGGATGGTTTGTAATCTTCTTTTTGCGTCTTCTGTAATCTTTTTGTCAGAACTGTATAAAAAGTATGCATAACCTTGTTTGAAACTCCTACCTACCCTGCCTCTTAGTTGATAAAGCTCAGAAAGTCCAAATAGATCTGCGTTGTTTATAATTATGGTATTTACCTCTGGGATATCTAAGCCAGATTCTAATATTGCTGTTGATATGAGAAGGTCTATTTCTTTGTTTAAAAATCTTTCTAAGGTTGTTGATATCTCTTGAGGGCTTTTTTGACCATGTAATACTGCACAACTAACATTTCCTACTATACTTTCTATCTTCTCTTTCAAATTATTTAAATTAGAAATTCTTGCATCGACGACAAAAATTTGACCCCCTCTGTCAAGCTCTCTTAATATGGCTTCTCTAACAATTGTGTCTTTAAAGGGTGAGACTATTGTTCGAATTGGCATTCTGTTTTTTGGTGGGGTAAAGATGGTTGATATATCCCTTAGGCCGCTTAATGCCATATTTAAAGTTCTGGGTATAGGCGTTGCAGATAAAGACAACACATCCAGTTCTGTTCTTAACTTCTTGAATTGTTCTTTTTGCATGACGCCAAACTTTTGTTCTTCATCTATAATTAATAAACCCAAATTTTTAAATTTTATACCTTTTGACAATAGCGAGTGTGTTCCAATAATGATATCTATTTTATTCTCTTTCAAATCTTCTAGGATTTTATTTTTGTTTCCTGATCTGGAAATCCTTGACAAAACTTCTACTCTTACCCCAAGGGGGTCAAATCTATTTTTGAAAGTTCTATAGTGTTGATCGGCTAATAGTGTGGTAGGAGCAAGTAACGCAACTTGTCTTGATGCTAACACTGCCCTATATGCTGCTCTTATTGCTATTTCTGTTTTTCCGAAGCCAGCATCAGCTACTATTAATCTATCCATTGGGTATGGCTTTGACATATCTATAAAAACATCCTCAATAGCTCTTTCTTGATCTGGGGTTTCCTCATAGCCAAAACTCTCTTTCAGCTCTAATTCTTCTATTGTAGGGTTTTTGCTATTTGAATATATTGGTCTTTGAACGTTTCGTCTTGAAGCTTCTATAAAAACTATTTCATGAGCTATTTTTTCTGCAAAATCTTTGGCTCTTTTTTTCTTTGAAGTCCAATCGTTCGACCTTAAACTGGAAAGTTCTGCATCGTCTGGACCAATATATTTTGATAGTCTGGTAAATTCTTCAACAGGGATGTATAGGATGTCGCCATCCTTGTATAGGATTTGCGCGTATTCTCTTTGAATCTTGGTAAAGTTCATGAGCTTTAATCCGATAAATCTTCCTATTCCGTGATCTGTGTGCACTACCAGATCGTTGTACTGAAGTTCCTGGAGGCTAGATATATTTTTATGTCTTGTTATTTTTTCTTTTGTTTGCTTTGTAGAAAACTCTTGTGAGGTAAAGATTATTAAATTTTCTTTGATGCTGTATTTTTTTGTTATTTCTTTGTTTATACCTAATATCTCTATGCCTGCTGGATAATTTCTCTCTGAAAATATTAATTGAGTGTTTTCCAAGTCTTTTAAGTAGTCAGGTATATGATTCATAGATATTTCTACTGTGTAATTGGCATTTAAGTACCAATTAAGAGTGTTTTTTACGTCTTCAGGTCGTCCTCTTGGTAAAAGAGGAGCTGTTTTAACCTCTTTTGAAAGAGGTTTAATTAGCTCTGTGTTAAAATCAATTATTTTGAAGCGCTCGTCCAAATTAAAATCCTTTGTAGCCAAATTTTCAGGATTCCCTATTAACTTGTAAACAAAGGATGGCATCTTGACATATATTTTGTTTTCAATCTGAAAGCTTCTTAATTTTTCAATCTCCTGTAGAAGTCTTGTTGCTTCTGATTGAACTTGATCTTTATCAACGAAAAAGATGGTGTCAAAGTCATCTAAAATGAATTGTAGGTCATTTTTAAAGTATAGATAATTCTCAATGCCAGAAAAGTTGATGTCATTTTCTATATTCTTTATTTCTTCTGAAATAATATCTCTTTCTTCCTTTGATAGGGCATTGAAAAACTTTCTGATCTTTTCTTTTTCATCTGGTAAAAATTTTAGTGCTTCTATAACAATTAAATTGAAGCTATCAAC
Above is a genomic segment from Thermodesulfobium narugense DSM 14796 containing:
- the mfd gene encoding transcription-repair coupling factor → MKFLDEFFNSVLEKCTTNYKNKIINIQFETSLFLVHYFAQKNKKALFVYKNEKVSHDAYNLLKRSSKIDSEEGFNFLLYPAWDILFGERLSPSFRIISQRIIAQKKDAPLISSVKAILSPKEDNFQRFFLKKNIEIDREELINLLSKNYTRKSLCELPGDFAVRGMLLDVFPFYSEDPIRLIFSDNTISAIKYFNPEDQRTIKEVDSFNLIVIEALKFLPDEKEKIRKFFNALSKEERDIISEEIKNIENDINFSGIENYLYFKNDLQFILDDFDTIFFVDKDQVQSEATRLLQEIEKLRSFQIENKIYVKMPSFVYKLIGNPENLATKDFNLDERFKIIDFNTELIKPLSKEVKTAPLLPRGRPEDVKNTLNWYLNANYTVEISMNHIPDYLKDLENTQLIFSERNYPAGIEILGINKEITKKYSIKENLIIFTSQEFSTKQTKEKITRHKNISSLQELQYNDLVVHTDHGIGRFIGLKLMNFTKIQREYAQILYKDGDILYIPVEEFTRLSKYIGPDDAELSSLRSNDWTSKKKRAKDFAEKIAHEIVFIEASRRNVQRPIYSNSKNPTIEELELKESFGYEETPDQERAIEDVFIDMSKPYPMDRLIVADAGFGKTEIAIRAAYRAVLASRQVALLAPTTLLADQHYRTFKNRFDPLGVRVEVLSRISRSGNKNKILEDLKENKIDIIIGTHSLLSKGIKFKNLGLLIIDEEQKFGVMQKEQFKKLRTELDVLSLSATPIPRTLNMALSGLRDISTIFTPPKNRMPIRTIVSPFKDTIVREAILRELDRGGQIFVVDARISNLNNLKEKIESIVGNVSCAVLHGQKSPQEISTTLERFLNKEIDLLISTAILESGLDIPEVNTIIINNADLFGLSELYQLRGRVGRSFKQGYAYFLYSSDKKITEDAKRRLQTIQMNSALVSGFNISLKDMEIRGTGNVLGTEQHGHMENIGVELFTEMIAEELARIKGTAKEFTRVRAEIELYIDKNYINEEGLRIDLYKRLQRVDSEEELFSLQEEIEDRFGKMPKELSNLFLLTLIKLKATKIGIKELSILKDSIKIAPNTTNFLEKIKKNGFFVKSTKEEIVVRPTSPIDSLGFAISILSSLSS